From a region of the Primulina eburnea isolate SZY01 chromosome 7, ASM2296580v1, whole genome shotgun sequence genome:
- the LOC140837163 gene encoding serine/threonine-protein phosphatase PP2A-2 catalytic subunit-like, whose amino-acid sequence MPGHGDLDRQIEQLMECKPLSEADVRTLCEQARAILVEEWNVQPVKCPVTVCGDIHGQFYDLIELFRIGGNAPDTNYLFMGDYVDRGYYSVETVTLLVALKVRYRDRITILRGNHESRQITQVYGFYDECLRKYGNANVWKYFTDLFDYLPLTALIESQIFCLHGGLSPSLDTLDNIRALDRIQEVPHEGPMCDLLWSDPDDRCGWGISPRGAGYTFGQDIAAQFNHTNGLSLISRAHQLVMEGFNWCQEKNVVTVFSAPNYCYRCGNMAAILEIGENMDKNFLQFDPAPRQIEPDMARKTPDYFL is encoded by the exons ATGCCGGGTCATGGGGATTTGGATAGGCAAATAGAACAGTTGATGGAGTGCAAGCCGCTATCAGAGGCGGATGTGAGGACTCTGTGCGAGCAAGCTCGAGCAATTTTGGTGGAGGAATGGAATGTGCAGCCGGTGAAATGCCCCGTGACAGTGTGCGGCGATATTCACGGGCAGTTTTACGATCTGATCGAGCTTTTTCGAATAGGTGGAAACGCTCCCGACACCAATTACCTCTTCATGGGAGACTATGTTG ACCGTGGGTACTACTCAGTGGAGACCGTTACACTTTTAGTTGCTTTAAAAGTTCGTTATAGAGATAGGATTACTATTCTTAGAGGGAATCATGAAAGCCGGCAAATCACTCAAGT ATATGGTTTCTATGATGAATGCTTGAGAAAGTATGgcaatgccaacgtctggaagtATTTCACGGATCTTTTTGATTATCTACCCTTGACTGCACTAATTGAGAGTCAG ATATTTTGTTTGCATGGAGGTCTCTCGCCATCTCTTGATACACTAGACAATATCCGAGCTTTGGACCGTATACAGGAG GTTCCACATGAAGGACCAATGTGCGATCTCTTATGGTCTGATCCGGATGATCGCTGTGGTTGGGGCATCTCACCACGTGGCGCTGGATACACTTTTGGACAGGATATTGCAGCTCAATTCAACCACACCAATGGCCTCTCTCTAATTTCAAGAGCTCACCAGCTTGTCATGGAGGGCTTCAATTGGTGCCAG GAGAAGAACGTAGTAACAGTCTTTAGCGCTCCAAACTATTGTTATCGTTGTGGAAATATGGCTGCCATACTCGAAATTGGGGAGAACATGGATAAGAATTTTCTCCAGTTTGACCCAGCTCCTCGGCAGATTGAACCTGATATGGCTCGCAAAACTCCAGATTACTTTTTGTGA